One genomic window of Candidatus Kuenenia stuttgartiensis includes the following:
- a CDS encoding IS1634 family transposase — MHIVENKSKSGKKIYRSTLLRESYREDGKVKKRTIANLSNCTPLEIEAIRLALAHKDDLCALGALSESVKLHEGLSVGAAWSVYQVAKELGIEEALGKDFEGKLALWQVMARVIGQGSRLSAVRLAQIHAAGDVLDMKRGFDENNLYDNLSWLSENQAKIERKLFELRRGGNKPKLFLYDVTSSYLEGKSNHFGEYGYNRDGKKRKKQIVIGMLCDESGEPVSTEVFRGNTQDPKTFESQVKKVLERFGCKDVTIVGDRGMIKTVQIESLPEGFHYITAITKPQIESLINKGILQLGLFEEKLCEIKDDEVRYILRRNPVRAEEMSKTRVSKLQSIEKYIAKKNSYLKEHPKSSVSKALETTRERLTRLKLDGWVQIKEEDRTLKIERDEEALKEASYLDGCYAIKTDLEENEADTNLVHERYKDLTEVEKAFRDCKTVNLEVRPVYVRKEDSTRGHVFVVMLAYMIIRRLRRAWKNFDLTVEEGLAQLTTICSMEVTIKGQKASCQKIPRPRQQSHELLEALQIKLPEVLPSRNIRVVTRKKLAVRRKSQ; from the coding sequence ATGCATATTGTAGAGAACAAGTCAAAATCCGGTAAAAAAATCTATCGATCTACCCTTCTGCGGGAATCGTACCGTGAGGATGGGAAGGTCAAGAAACGCACCATTGCGAATCTGTCGAATTGCACTCCCCTGGAGATTGAAGCGATAAGACTTGCACTCGCACATAAAGACGATCTCTGTGCATTGGGCGCATTGTCAGAATCGGTGAAACTCCATGAGGGTTTGTCTGTGGGAGCAGCGTGGAGCGTGTACCAAGTGGCAAAGGAATTAGGGATAGAAGAGGCATTGGGAAAGGACTTTGAAGGAAAGCTGGCGCTTTGGCAAGTAATGGCAAGGGTAATAGGCCAGGGGTCAAGACTGTCTGCAGTAAGGCTGGCGCAGATACATGCTGCGGGTGACGTCCTGGATATGAAGCGTGGGTTTGACGAGAACAATCTGTACGATAATTTGTCATGGTTGTCAGAGAATCAGGCAAAGATAGAGCGAAAGCTGTTTGAGTTAAGACGAGGAGGCAATAAGCCGAAGTTGTTTTTGTATGACGTGACGAGCAGTTATTTAGAGGGGAAGTCGAATCATTTTGGTGAGTACGGGTATAATCGTGACGGCAAAAAGAGGAAAAAACAGATAGTGATCGGTATGCTTTGTGATGAATCCGGGGAGCCGGTATCAACAGAAGTATTTAGGGGCAACACCCAGGATCCGAAGACCTTTGAATCTCAGGTAAAGAAGGTATTAGAGCGGTTTGGATGCAAAGATGTAACGATTGTAGGAGATCGTGGGATGATCAAGACGGTGCAAATCGAAAGTTTACCGGAAGGGTTTCATTACATAACGGCGATAACCAAGCCGCAGATAGAGTCGTTGATAAATAAAGGGATACTGCAATTAGGATTGTTCGAAGAAAAGCTCTGCGAGATAAAGGATGATGAGGTTCGATATATTCTGAGGCGCAATCCGGTAAGGGCGGAAGAGATGTCAAAGACCCGTGTATCAAAATTACAGAGTATAGAGAAATACATCGCGAAGAAGAACAGTTATCTGAAGGAACATCCTAAGTCGTCAGTATCGAAGGCACTGGAAACAACAAGGGAAAGGCTAACGAGATTGAAACTTGATGGGTGGGTGCAGATAAAAGAAGAGGATAGGACGCTAAAGATAGAGAGAGATGAGGAAGCATTAAAGGAGGCATCATACCTTGATGGTTGTTACGCAATCAAGACTGATCTTGAGGAGAACGAGGCGGATACCAATCTGGTACATGAACGATACAAGGATTTAACGGAAGTGGAGAAGGCGTTTCGGGACTGTAAGACGGTGAATTTGGAGGTTCGTCCGGTGTATGTAAGAAAGGAGGATAGTACACGGGGACATGTGTTTGTGGTAATGCTTGCGTACATGATAATTCGAAGGCTGCGCAGAGCGTGGAAGAATTTTGACTTGACGGTAGAGGAAGGTCTCGCACAATTGACGACCATTTGTTCGATGGAAGTAACAATCAAAGGCCAAAAAGCTAGTTGCCAGAAGATCCCGCGTCCGCGGCAACAATCACATGAATTATTAGAGGCATTACAGATAAAGTTGCCAGAAGTATTGCCAAGCCGGAACATACGGGTAGTCACTAGAAAAAAGCTTGCTGTTCGGCGTAAAAGTCAATAA
- a CDS encoding antitoxin family protein → MSKTINAIFEDGVFKPLEPVSLNEHERVKLDINLDERLCNQLKTLTETIYKRTDKHSSEEIEIAITEAHREVGKINDSKNSPH, encoded by the coding sequence ATGTCTAAAACCATCAATGCCATATTTGAAGATGGCGTATTTAAACCCTTAGAACCTGTTTCACTCAATGAGCATGAGCGGGTTAAACTTGATATTAATCTGGATGAACGTTTGTGTAATCAACTGAAAACACTAACTGAAACTATTTATAAAAGAACGGATAAACATTCATCGGAAGAAATAGAAATTGCTATTACAGAAGCTCATAGAGAAGTTGGGAAAATAAATGACTCAAAAAATAGTCCTCATTGA
- a CDS encoding PIN domain-containing protein encodes MTQKIVLIDTNVWVSAFINRKGYPAKIMEKFLCLEFDMVISTLSPQRIVRRSQTFQDKKSLQNNR; translated from the coding sequence ATGACTCAAAAAATAGTCCTCATTGATACCAATGTATGGGTTTCTGCTTTTATTAACAGAAAAGGCTATCCTGCCAAAATTATGGAAAAATTCCTCTGCCTGGAATTTGACATGGTCATATCAACACTATCTCCTCAAAGAATTGTAAGACGTTCTCAGACGTTCCAGGATAAAAAATCTCTCCAAAATAACCGATGA